Proteins co-encoded in one Spirosoma endbachense genomic window:
- the porN gene encoding type IX secretion system ring subunit PorN/GldN, with the protein MKQVRTMAVAATLLAVAGGGAMAQEKASTGTNALSVRAINENDIMMKKTLWRRIDLKEKQNQSMFSKNNEISKYLIDALKAGLIDAYENDSVTTKLTPEKFQQRMIMPNSAPQLSAEEIAAGFGNETTANGANDGWGDAKKKDPKAAAKPADDGWGAKKPAAAAAAQPADDGWGAPKKKTTAKNSKGKKGKVVAPVVEPPKADTVAKVAAVPVGDEYFAKEFNIMEIKEDWIFDRKRSRLYYDIQTVTIYLPSDKNAAGVETPLATFKYKDLDKLFRSDPKKFIWYNPQNQAQHKNLADAFDLRLFYGRITKVANPGDTDLVGMYGDKEGLMKSYQTEYELMETEHGLWEY; encoded by the coding sequence ATGAAACAAGTTAGAACGATGGCCGTGGCCGCCACATTACTGGCGGTAGCTGGTGGAGGAGCAATGGCGCAGGAGAAAGCAAGCACCGGCACAAACGCGCTGTCGGTTCGGGCGATCAATGAAAATGATATCATGATGAAGAAAACTCTTTGGCGTCGGATCGACCTCAAAGAGAAACAGAATCAATCGATGTTCTCCAAGAACAATGAGATATCGAAATATTTGATCGATGCGTTAAAAGCTGGCTTGATCGATGCTTACGAAAACGACTCTGTAACGACGAAATTGACGCCAGAGAAGTTTCAGCAGCGGATGATCATGCCGAACTCCGCGCCACAATTATCGGCTGAAGAAATTGCCGCCGGTTTCGGTAACGAAACGACTGCCAATGGAGCAAACGATGGCTGGGGTGATGCCAAAAAGAAAGATCCTAAAGCTGCGGCAAAACCTGCTGACGATGGTTGGGGGGCTAAAAAGCCAGCCGCTGCCGCTGCTGCTCAACCTGCTGATGATGGCTGGGGCGCACCGAAGAAAAAAACGACCGCAAAGAACTCAAAAGGCAAAAAAGGAAAAGTTGTTGCGCCAGTAGTTGAGCCGCCCAAAGCTGATACCGTAGCTAAAGTGGCCGCCGTTCCCGTTGGTGATGAATACTTTGCCAAAGAGTTTAACATTATGGAAATTAAGGAAGACTGGATTTTCGACCGTAAGCGTTCACGCTTGTACTACGATATCCAGACGGTAACTATTTACCTGCCTTCCGATAAAAATGCAGCTGGTGTCGAAACGCCACTTGCTACCTTTAAATACAAAGATCTGGACAAGCTGTTCCGCAGTGATCCAAAGAAATTTATCTGGTATAACCCCCAGAACCAGGCTCAGCATAAAAACCTCGCCGATGCGTTTGATCTGCGGCTGTTCTACGGTCGTATTACGAAAGTAGCAAACCCTGGTGATACTGATTTAGTCGGTATGTATGGCGACAAAGAGGGCTTGATGAAGTCGTATCAGACGGAATACGAACTCATGGAAACCGAACATGGTCTTTGGGAGTACTAA
- the porK gene encoding T9SS ring complex lipoprotein PorK/GldK, with product MMKYNWFTANATRVVMVAAVILLMQGCGFIKSKFGGKDGKGGEVGVTNGEITATGRKGWKQPTPYGMVLVPSGSFIMGQADEDVAATQINMNRQVTISSFYMDDAEISNHEYRQYVNALLADSVSVLGEEEIMAKYYPDTTVWKNDFTYHNGDPMLEHYYAHPAFDTYPVVGVSWIAAKHFCQWRTNTLDDFRTKEGGYRSFGFRLPSEAEWEWAARGGKSGAKYPWGNPYVANGKGCYLANFKPQRGNFDADGYPYTAPATAYSPNDYGLYNMAGNVAEWCRDAYADNSNAIVWDMNPDNQNADEPRKVVRGGSWKDIAYYLETGTRYYEYEDQKRSYIGFRCVMDNLEGRAASGRGGRVGGSSKSKSSKKASAKKA from the coding sequence ATGATGAAGTACAACTGGTTTACAGCCAACGCAACCCGGGTGGTGATGGTCGCAGCAGTAATTCTGCTGATGCAAGGTTGCGGCTTTATTAAGTCAAAGTTCGGTGGTAAAGACGGCAAAGGAGGAGAAGTCGGTGTTACGAATGGAGAAATTACGGCCACAGGTCGTAAAGGTTGGAAGCAACCAACTCCATACGGAATGGTGCTGGTTCCTTCGGGTTCGTTTATCATGGGGCAGGCTGACGAAGACGTGGCGGCTACTCAAATTAATATGAACCGGCAGGTAACCATCAGTTCGTTCTATATGGACGATGCCGAAATATCGAACCATGAATACCGGCAGTATGTCAATGCACTGCTGGCCGACTCTGTCTCCGTATTAGGGGAGGAGGAAATCATGGCGAAGTATTATCCTGATACAACTGTCTGGAAAAATGACTTCACCTACCACAACGGTGACCCGATGCTGGAGCATTATTATGCGCACCCGGCCTTCGATACCTATCCGGTAGTTGGCGTAAGCTGGATCGCTGCCAAGCACTTTTGCCAGTGGCGTACCAACACACTCGATGATTTCCGCACTAAAGAAGGTGGCTATCGTTCGTTCGGGTTCCGGCTCCCGTCGGAAGCTGAGTGGGAATGGGCTGCCCGTGGCGGAAAAAGCGGGGCGAAATATCCCTGGGGAAACCCCTACGTGGCCAATGGGAAAGGTTGCTACTTAGCTAACTTCAAACCACAGCGTGGTAATTTCGATGCGGATGGTTATCCCTATACCGCTCCTGCCACAGCCTACAGCCCAAATGATTACGGTCTATACAACATGGCTGGTAACGTAGCTGAATGGTGCCGGGATGCCTATGCCGATAACTCAAACGCCATTGTTTGGGATATGAACCCGGATAACCAGAATGCCGATGAACCTCGTAAAGTTGTTCGGGGTGGTTCCTGGAAAGACATTGCTTACTACCTCGAAACAGGTACACGTTACTACGAATATGAAGACCAGAAACGTTCGTATATAGGTTTCCGCTGTGTAATGGATAACCTCGAAGGACGTGCTGCATCGGGTCGTGGTGGCCGCGTTGGTGGTAGCAGTAAGAGTAAAAGCAGCAAAAAAGCGTCAGCTAAGAAAGCCTAA
- a CDS encoding penicillin-binding protein 1A codes for MIEFAPGRYRTIIKNLWRYALLGLAMLVFYILAVSYNFLWLFGGMPSLKALENPQSDRASEVYTADNQLLGKYYVENRTPVEITQVSPNVVSALLATEDARFIKHSGIDPRSFFRVIKGIATGNSSSGGGSTLTQQVAKNLFDTRGEKLRGVLGNVPILKTVIEKTKEWILSVRLERNYTKQEIMMMYLNTVSFGNNTYGIKTAAKTYFDKEPWNLNVEEAALLVGMLQNPSRYDPRIFEERALQRRNVVLSQMNRYRFLSEEQFVTYKRKPIQLDFSIENQNTGMAAYFRSVIKEDIKAFINQYNEDNPEAELDLYTSGLRIQTTIDSRMQAYAEEAVMTNMRDQQKKFYEHWRGRNPWVRKNPKTKKYEELPGFIEARAKQTTRYKQLKAEYGTDEQAIWREMRKPVKMRVFVYGGRRNEKDTTMSSLDSIRYYKRLLNTGFMSMDPRYGHVKAWVGGINFKHMKFDHVRQGRRQPGSTFKPFVYLTAMDQGFVTPCSHLIDQPTLFAHGEDNNGGPPWQPQNSNGKYSYRSLSLREALGQSINTVSAQLIKKTRSAEVIEYAHKMGIVSKDLPQNPTLCLGTGDVSVYEMVSAYCAFANGGIRVRPMLILQISDKNGNVLKSFSADANQVISANRAYEMLYLMRGAVEEPNGTAQRLRTQYKLLEGGNEIAAKTGTTSNYSDAWFMGLTQHLVSGLWVGGDDRSIHFRNIELGQGGRLAMPAWGMYMQKIYADPSLAKYRPEPFRKPNNFKIDCGGYHIDSSQRYIPPKVVPEDQDEILQ; via the coding sequence ATGATTGAATTTGCTCCCGGTCGCTACCGGACCATTATCAAAAATCTTTGGCGGTATGCATTGCTTGGTCTAGCTATGCTGGTTTTTTACATACTGGCTGTTAGCTACAACTTTCTGTGGTTATTTGGCGGTATGCCTAGTCTGAAAGCCCTCGAAAACCCACAGAGCGACAGAGCATCGGAAGTATATACGGCCGATAATCAACTACTTGGAAAATATTACGTTGAAAACCGGACGCCCGTTGAGATCACTCAGGTTTCACCCAATGTAGTTTCTGCCCTACTGGCTACGGAAGATGCCCGTTTCATTAAACATTCGGGGATCGACCCGCGCTCGTTCTTTCGGGTTATTAAAGGTATCGCTACCGGCAATAGCAGTTCTGGCGGAGGCAGTACCCTTACGCAACAGGTAGCCAAAAACCTGTTCGATACTCGTGGGGAGAAACTTCGTGGTGTATTGGGCAATGTTCCTATCCTTAAAACGGTCATCGAAAAAACAAAAGAATGGATTTTGTCGGTTCGTCTGGAACGGAATTATACCAAACAGGAGATCATGATGATGTACCTGAATACGGTATCATTTGGCAATAACACCTATGGTATAAAAACAGCGGCCAAAACCTATTTTGACAAAGAGCCGTGGAATCTGAATGTTGAGGAAGCCGCTTTGCTTGTCGGTATGCTACAAAACCCCTCGCGCTACGACCCCCGCATTTTCGAAGAGCGTGCTCTTCAACGCCGAAACGTGGTGTTGAGCCAGATGAACCGATACCGATTTCTGAGCGAGGAGCAGTTCGTCACTTATAAGCGTAAGCCGATACAACTTGATTTTAGTATCGAAAACCAGAATACGGGTATGGCAGCCTATTTTCGGTCGGTTATTAAAGAGGATATCAAGGCATTTATCAATCAGTATAATGAAGATAATCCGGAAGCAGAGCTAGACCTCTATACGAGCGGATTGCGCATCCAAACGACGATTGATTCACGCATGCAGGCCTATGCCGAAGAGGCTGTAATGACTAACATGCGTGATCAACAGAAGAAGTTTTACGAACACTGGCGCGGCCGGAATCCGTGGGTCCGAAAAAATCCAAAAACCAAAAAATACGAAGAGTTGCCGGGTTTTATTGAAGCCCGAGCGAAGCAGACAACCCGGTATAAACAACTCAAAGCCGAGTATGGCACCGATGAACAGGCGATTTGGCGTGAGATGCGCAAACCCGTCAAGATGCGAGTGTTTGTTTATGGTGGTCGGCGCAATGAGAAAGATACAACCATGAGTTCGCTGGATTCCATCCGGTATTACAAACGGTTGCTCAACACGGGTTTTATGTCGATGGACCCGCGCTATGGCCACGTAAAAGCCTGGGTAGGCGGTATCAATTTCAAACACATGAAGTTCGATCACGTTCGTCAGGGACGCCGGCAACCGGGGTCTACGTTTAAGCCGTTCGTGTACCTCACGGCTATGGATCAGGGATTCGTTACTCCGTGCAGCCACCTGATCGATCAGCCAACTCTTTTTGCCCACGGAGAAGATAATAACGGCGGCCCTCCCTGGCAGCCACAAAATTCGAACGGGAAGTACAGCTATCGAAGCTTGTCGTTACGGGAGGCACTGGGTCAGTCGATCAATACGGTCAGTGCTCAGTTGATCAAGAAAACCCGTTCTGCTGAAGTAATCGAGTATGCGCATAAAATGGGTATTGTCAGTAAGGATTTACCGCAAAACCCAACCCTTTGCCTGGGAACGGGCGACGTTTCGGTCTACGAAATGGTATCCGCTTACTGCGCCTTTGCTAACGGTGGCATTCGCGTACGCCCAATGCTGATTCTACAGATTTCTGACAAAAACGGAAACGTCCTTAAATCGTTTAGTGCCGATGCTAACCAGGTAATCAGCGCAAATCGTGCCTACGAAATGCTTTATCTTATGCGTGGTGCCGTTGAAGAGCCTAATGGCACTGCCCAGCGTCTTCGGACGCAATACAAGCTCCTGGAGGGCGGCAACGAGATTGCCGCTAAAACGGGTACAACATCGAATTACTCAGATGCCTGGTTTATGGGACTGACTCAGCATCTTGTTTCGGGTTTATGGGTTGGTGGCGACGACCGGTCAATCCACTTCCGGAACATCGAGCTTGGCCAGGGTGGTCGGTTGGCGATGCCTGCCTGGGGTATGTATATGCAGAAAATATATGCTGATCCCTCGTTGGCAAAATACCGCCCGGAGCCCTTCCGTAAACCCAACAATTTTAAAATAGATTGTGGCGGTTATCACATCGACTCCTCTCAGCGTTATATTCCGCCCAAAGTCGTGCCAGAGGATCAGGATGAAATTCTGCAATAA
- a CDS encoding PorP/SprF family type IX secretion system membrane protein has product MIRTFYFFAFLLLMLTAQSVFAQQEPQLSMYMYNPLYYNPAAAGSEGVSRIQLTQRTQYLGYQTTGNSDPGGAQNSQILSFNMPLARIKSGIGIYLLNDKVGPNYNQSVQLSYAYRLALKSGTLAFGVQAGLFNKGYDYGVLRPSDAGDPLIPTGRIGQAKPDIGAGVYYNTTDYWIGVSVNHINKAPYQIGTDRSTNPLYPSAYLSAGYRLGIGYDIDIQPSILIQYATLGGIRNSTATINLVGTYDNRIWAGVGYRYQDAAMATVGINLMRNNALRVGYSVDLVLGASAKSATSHEFMIGYALPAPDPRKKPIIRTPRFRY; this is encoded by the coding sequence ATGATTCGCACTTTTTACTTTTTTGCCTTCCTGCTACTGATGCTTACCGCTCAGTCGGTTTTTGCCCAACAGGAACCTCAGCTTAGTATGTATATGTACAATCCGCTCTATTATAATCCGGCAGCCGCCGGGTCAGAGGGAGTGTCACGAATACAACTCACGCAGAGAACCCAGTATCTTGGCTATCAGACAACGGGTAATTCTGATCCGGGAGGAGCTCAGAACTCCCAGATTTTATCATTCAACATGCCACTGGCACGCATTAAGAGCGGCATAGGCATCTACCTGTTGAATGATAAGGTTGGGCCAAACTACAATCAATCAGTACAATTATCTTATGCCTATAGATTGGCATTGAAGAGCGGTACACTGGCATTTGGGGTTCAGGCCGGGCTTTTCAATAAAGGCTACGACTATGGTGTGCTTAGACCAAGTGATGCAGGCGATCCGCTGATTCCAACCGGTCGGATCGGACAGGCTAAGCCGGATATTGGTGCTGGCGTTTATTACAACACGACTGACTACTGGATTGGCGTAAGCGTTAATCACATCAATAAGGCACCGTATCAAATAGGTACTGATCGTTCTACCAACCCGCTCTACCCAAGCGCTTATCTGAGCGCTGGCTATCGATTAGGAATAGGCTATGATATTGACATACAGCCATCTATTCTGATTCAATACGCTACCTTGGGAGGAATACGGAACTCAACGGCAACCATCAATTTAGTGGGCACGTACGACAACCGGATCTGGGCTGGTGTTGGCTATCGATACCAGGATGCAGCCATGGCTACGGTTGGCATCAATCTGATGCGAAACAACGCATTGCGCGTAGGCTACTCGGTTGATCTGGTGCTTGGAGCTAGTGCTAAAAGTGCAACGTCACACGAATTTATGATAGGCTATGCACTCCCGGCGCCCGATCCACGAAAGAAACCTATTATACGGACTCCTCGCTTTCGGTATTAA
- the porM gene encoding type IX secretion system motor protein PorM/GldM, which produces MAGTKETPRQKMIGMMYLVLTALLALQVTSAILEKFVLINNSLEQSTGAVSKVNQSTFDNIRATVEKSGNRATDLAIVKQADDVRKLTTEIVGEMDKLKDQIVEAGGGRDESGNIKNLSEEESVAQVMIGTNRKGAAFKLKDQLNGYIENISKYSSTKYAPMAMDGKDDPIANRSPDQRRKDFAELNFAQTPIPAALAVLSQKQADVRRIEGEVLDFLASKVGAQDVKFDKILAMLSMDSKVVVAGTKFKGQMFLAASSSGIQPRMSLNGGPVRIQDGQGIIEFTAQGGAYDKNGLSKRTLTGSIAYQTPAGLKTVPLTAEYFVAKPSYEIESGSFPPLYLGCANKLSVQSPQLGALWNPSFSADGASVIQSGEKGKITIVPSAARVTLNVSNGGSLLGKNDFRVNRVPRPSLEFYVGGTKAGDPRGVPAGQARSVRVTAVADESFRNYSPDDANFRVTGITVILARGTRKVGQVNLGPGGGSIGSLAAEIQPGDRLSIQADGVQRRNFRGDISDVPMGNPQQTVPLY; this is translated from the coding sequence ATGGCAGGCACTAAAGAGACACCCCGTCAGAAGATGATCGGGATGATGTATCTGGTATTGACCGCGTTATTGGCATTGCAGGTTACGTCGGCTATTCTGGAAAAATTCGTATTAATCAATAACAGCTTAGAGCAGTCAACAGGGGCTGTCAGTAAGGTTAACCAGTCAACATTTGACAACATCCGGGCGACGGTTGAGAAATCAGGGAATCGGGCAACCGATCTGGCAATCGTCAAACAGGCCGATGATGTTCGGAAATTGACCACCGAGATTGTCGGTGAAATGGATAAACTGAAAGACCAGATCGTTGAAGCCGGTGGTGGCCGTGATGAGTCTGGTAATATTAAGAACCTGAGTGAAGAAGAAAGTGTAGCTCAAGTAATGATCGGCACCAATCGTAAAGGAGCCGCTTTCAAATTGAAAGATCAGTTGAACGGATATATAGAAAATATTTCTAAATATTCGTCTACAAAATACGCTCCGATGGCTATGGATGGCAAAGACGATCCAATTGCTAATCGGTCGCCAGACCAGCGCCGGAAAGATTTTGCTGAACTTAACTTTGCTCAAACACCAATACCAGCAGCACTGGCCGTATTGAGCCAGAAACAAGCCGATGTTCGCCGGATTGAGGGTGAAGTACTTGATTTTCTCGCCAGTAAAGTTGGTGCACAGGATGTGAAATTTGACAAGATCCTGGCCATGCTCAGCATGGATTCCAAAGTTGTTGTTGCTGGTACGAAGTTTAAAGGGCAGATGTTTCTGGCAGCTTCGTCGTCGGGTATCCAGCCACGGATGAGTCTGAACGGCGGTCCGGTTCGTATCCAGGATGGTCAGGGAATCATTGAGTTTACGGCACAGGGTGGCGCTTATGATAAAAATGGTTTGTCCAAGCGTACGCTGACTGGCTCGATTGCTTATCAGACGCCAGCGGGTTTGAAAACTGTACCGTTAACCGCTGAATATTTCGTAGCGAAACCATCCTACGAAATTGAATCGGGTTCATTTCCACCGTTATACTTAGGCTGTGCTAATAAATTAAGTGTACAAAGCCCACAGTTAGGCGCATTATGGAATCCAAGCTTTTCGGCTGATGGAGCTTCGGTGATTCAGTCTGGCGAAAAAGGCAAAATTACCATTGTCCCCAGCGCTGCCCGTGTCACGCTTAATGTGAGTAATGGCGGAAGTTTACTGGGTAAAAATGATTTTCGTGTAAACAGAGTACCCCGCCCATCGCTAGAGTTTTACGTTGGGGGTACAAAAGCAGGTGATCCACGGGGTGTACCTGCTGGTCAGGCTCGAAGTGTGCGTGTTACGGCCGTGGCTGATGAAAGCTTCCGAAACTATTCGCCCGATGATGCCAATTTCCGGGTAACAGGCATTACCGTTATTCTGGCACGAGGTACTCGTAAAGTTGGTCAGGTAAATTTAGGCCCAGGCGGTGGTTCAATTGGTTCACTGGCAGCTGAGATACAGCCCGGTGATCGCTTGTCGATACAGGCTGATGGTGTTCAGCGTCGTAATTTCAGAGGGGATATCAGCGATGTTCCTATGGGTAATCCCCAGCAAACAGTTCCGCTTTATTAA
- the uvrC gene encoding excinuclease ABC subunit UvrC, with amino-acid sequence MPEFDYKQELAKVPHEPGVYRYFDLTGEVIYVGKAKDLKNRVSSYFTNSKQHDRKTLRLVSQIRKIEFTIVHTEFDALLLENQLIKRYQPKFNILLRDDKTYPFVCVTNENFPRVITTRRIDRKLGTFYGPFANLKPMYTVLDMFSQLFTIRTCNYNLAPENIEAGKYKVCLEYHIGNCKGPCEGKQTESEYDKDIEQVHHILKGNLKPAQDYFKSRMVEAANDLAFEQAQQYKDKMEVIQRFQSKSTVVNPKIADADVFSIASDESAAYINFMKVVNGTIVQAHTVEIKKKLDETDPDLLAMLIIEFREQYGSQAKEIITNIPLDVDLQAEVTIPQIGDKKKLLDMSLKNVLYFRRERQERAASEATANASKKDRVLIRLKQDLQLKNLPNRIECFDNSNIQGTNPVSAMVCFIGGKPANREYRHFSIKTVVGPNDFASMYEVVTRRYTRVLEEQTDMPDLIVIDGGKGQLSAACDALKALNLYGKVPIIGIAKRLEEIYFPEDNLPLYIDKKSESLKLIQRIRDEAHRFAITYHRDKRSRNSLISELENVEGIGKKTAAKLLKHFKGVTKIREASIDEMAEVVGKDRAHKLKNYFDTIEQ; translated from the coding sequence ATGCCGGAATTCGATTACAAGCAGGAATTAGCCAAAGTACCTCATGAACCGGGCGTTTATCGGTATTTCGATCTGACGGGTGAGGTTATTTATGTTGGTAAAGCGAAAGATCTAAAGAATCGGGTCAGCAGCTATTTCACAAATTCGAAACAGCACGACCGTAAAACCCTTCGTTTAGTCAGTCAGATTCGTAAAATCGAGTTTACGATTGTCCATACGGAATTTGATGCGTTGCTGCTCGAAAACCAGCTCATTAAACGCTATCAGCCCAAATTTAACATTCTGCTTCGCGACGATAAAACGTACCCGTTTGTTTGTGTTACCAACGAGAATTTCCCTCGGGTAATTACAACCCGGCGCATTGATCGCAAACTAGGCACGTTCTACGGCCCATTTGCGAATCTCAAGCCTATGTATACAGTACTGGATATGTTTAGTCAATTGTTTACGATCCGTACCTGTAACTACAACCTTGCGCCCGAAAATATTGAAGCGGGCAAGTATAAAGTCTGTCTTGAGTATCACATCGGGAACTGCAAAGGCCCCTGTGAAGGCAAACAAACGGAGAGCGAATATGATAAAGACATCGAGCAGGTTCATCACATCCTGAAGGGAAACCTGAAACCGGCACAGGACTATTTTAAAAGTCGGATGGTTGAAGCTGCCAATGATCTCGCTTTTGAGCAGGCTCAGCAGTATAAAGACAAGATGGAGGTCATTCAACGGTTTCAGAGCAAATCAACCGTTGTCAATCCTAAAATCGCCGATGCAGATGTGTTCTCCATCGCTTCCGATGAATCAGCGGCTTACATCAATTTTATGAAGGTCGTTAACGGAACAATTGTCCAGGCACACACTGTAGAAATTAAAAAGAAGCTCGACGAAACGGACCCCGATTTACTGGCTATGTTGATCATCGAGTTTAGGGAACAATACGGCAGTCAGGCCAAAGAGATCATTACAAATATTCCGCTGGATGTCGATTTGCAGGCAGAGGTAACCATTCCGCAGATTGGTGATAAGAAAAAACTGCTCGATATGTCGCTCAAGAATGTGCTGTATTTCCGCCGGGAGCGTCAGGAGCGGGCAGCTTCCGAAGCGACAGCCAATGCGAGCAAAAAAGATCGGGTATTGATCCGCTTAAAGCAGGATCTACAGCTGAAAAATTTACCCAACCGCATCGAATGCTTCGATAACTCCAATATTCAGGGAACAAACCCGGTATCGGCGATGGTGTGCTTTATTGGTGGCAAGCCTGCCAATAGAGAGTACCGGCATTTTTCGATCAAAACGGTTGTTGGCCCGAACGACTTTGCGAGTATGTATGAGGTTGTAACACGCCGTTATACACGTGTGCTGGAAGAGCAAACGGATATGCCCGATCTAATTGTGATCGATGGTGGGAAAGGACAACTCAGTGCCGCCTGCGACGCCCTGAAAGCCCTGAATTTATACGGCAAAGTACCCATTATCGGGATTGCCAAACGGCTCGAGGAAATTTATTTCCCGGAGGATAATCTCCCGCTTTATATCGATAAAAAATCAGAGTCGCTTAAGCTTATTCAGCGTATTCGCGATGAAGCTCACCGATTTGCCATTACCTATCACCGCGATAAACGGAGTCGAAACAGCCTGATCAGCGAGCTGGAAAATGTGGAAGGTATTGGCAAGAAAACAGCAGCCAAGCTTCTCAAGCATTTTAAGGGCGTAACTAAAATCCGTGAAGCTTCTATTGACGAAATGGCCGAAGTTGTTGGCAAAGACCGGGCCCACAAACTAAAAAACTATTTTGATACAATTGAGCAGTAA
- the porL gene encoding type IX secretion system motor protein PorL/GldL: MAAEKSTNFFWDRLVPTIYSAGAAVVIAGAWAKITHNEQFGWLLTAGLLTEVVIFLLYAIQSFTNPATAGDGYAWERVYPELAEDYKGEARKPAPQANGLTGNMDQMLAQAKVTPDVFERLGSGFRNLNDTVSKLSDLTDATVATNDYARNVKSASSSISEMNKSYGTAITAMNSMADATTDAKDYRDQFQKVTKNMGALNAVYELELQDANKHLKAMNAFYGSLTTAMENMSDASRDAQQFKSEMAKLTGNLASLNTVYGSMLTAMRGN; encoded by the coding sequence ATGGCAGCAGAAAAGTCCACGAATTTCTTTTGGGATCGTTTAGTACCAACCATTTATAGTGCCGGAGCCGCCGTCGTAATCGCAGGTGCTTGGGCAAAGATTACTCACAACGAACAATTTGGCTGGCTATTAACGGCTGGTCTGTTAACTGAAGTTGTTATCTTCTTATTATACGCTATTCAGAGTTTCACCAATCCTGCTACGGCGGGTGATGGCTATGCCTGGGAGCGCGTTTATCCAGAACTGGCTGAAGATTATAAAGGAGAAGCCCGGAAACCAGCACCCCAGGCAAATGGTCTGACAGGTAATATGGACCAGATGCTGGCACAGGCTAAAGTAACGCCTGATGTGTTTGAGCGCCTTGGTTCAGGCTTTCGCAATTTGAATGATACTGTTTCGAAACTGAGCGACCTCACCGACGCAACTGTCGCTACGAACGATTACGCTCGTAACGTTAAGTCTGCTTCAAGCTCGATCAGCGAGATGAATAAGTCATATGGTACCGCCATTACGGCCATGAACTCAATGGCCGATGCTACTACCGACGCTAAAGATTATCGGGATCAATTCCAGAAAGTGACCAAAAATATGGGTGCACTAAACGCTGTATACGAACTGGAATTGCAGGATGCGAATAAACATCTTAAGGCTATGAACGCCTTTTATGGTAGCCTGACTACTGCGATGGAAAATATGTCTGATGCTAGCCGTGATGCCCAGCAGTTCAAGAGCGAAATGGCAAAGCTGACAGGTAATCTGGCGTCGCTTAACACCGTATACGGCAGTATGTTAACTGCCATGCGTGGTAACTAA